A window of the Bacteroides thetaiotaomicron VPI-5482 genome harbors these coding sequences:
- a CDS encoding glycosyltransferase family 4 protein, which produces MKINSVYLVSRLIKSGPTNQALNLLSGFDKKRVNAVIVTLSEEDSFSSMHKEFIEKGIEVVQLKRKKWNLFFALFDVVKLVKERNIQLVHSSGLRPDILNILLWNQNVKKCTTQRCDPKDILNFYSSTIVSFIYVLVVRRFHRIIACSEALSRILHEKYNLKTTFVRNGVDTTIYYPLSRDEKIALRSKYNIPDEKRIYVVLGSLIHRKNVLHIIKSFHLIHNDDVHLLIVGGGPLQKELEEKAAGLNITFTGNVAIPLPYIQMSDIMISASLAEGLPNSVLEGLACGLPILFSDITPHQEIYYRDTAIGELFSNDKVEYLVEAVQKTFKWDLEEKKRVVRDMVETNFSKYVTARAYEDQYISLISE; this is translated from the coding sequence ATGAAGATTAATTCTGTTTATTTAGTTTCTCGATTGATAAAATCGGGACCAACGAATCAAGCTTTGAACTTACTTTCAGGTTTTGATAAAAAGAGAGTAAATGCTGTTATTGTTACATTATCAGAAGAGGACTCATTTTCGTCTATGCATAAGGAATTCATAGAAAAAGGTATAGAAGTGGTCCAACTAAAAAGAAAAAAATGGAATCTGTTTTTTGCATTGTTTGATGTAGTTAAATTAGTTAAGGAAAGAAATATTCAGTTAGTGCATTCTTCAGGGTTGAGACCAGACATATTAAATATTTTATTATGGAACCAAAATGTTAAAAAATGTACAACACAGCGATGCGATCCCAAAGATATACTTAATTTCTACTCAAGTACTATCGTAAGCTTTATTTATGTATTGGTGGTACGTCGTTTTCACCGCATCATTGCTTGTTCAGAAGCTCTGTCGCGTATTTTGCATGAAAAGTATAATTTAAAAACTACCTTTGTTCGTAATGGTGTAGACACGACTATCTATTATCCTTTATCACGTGATGAGAAGATTGCATTGAGAAGTAAATATAATATACCGGATGAGAAGCGTATTTATGTTGTGTTAGGTTCGTTAATTCATAGAAAAAATGTTTTACATATTATTAAATCATTTCATTTGATTCATAATGATGACGTTCATCTATTGATTGTCGGAGGGGGACCACTTCAAAAAGAGCTGGAAGAAAAAGCCGCTGGATTAAATATTACTTTTACAGGGAATGTAGCTATTCCGCTTCCCTATATTCAAATGTCTGATATAATGATATCTGCATCATTAGCAGAAGGACTTCCTAATTCAGTGTTGGAAGGACTTGCATGCGGATTGCCTATATTATTTTCAGATATAACTCCACATCAAGAGATATATTATCGTGATACTGCTATAGGAGAATTGTTTTCTAATGATAAGGTCGAGTATTTGGTCGAAGCCGTACAGAAAACATTTAAATGGGATTTAGAAGAAAAAAAAAGAGTTGTACGCGATATGGTGGAGACAA
- a CDS encoding glycosyltransferase family 2 protein encodes MKIACVVLTYNRLSLLKRCIDSIRNQTYQEFDIYVIDNASTDGTAHWLSLQNDLTVISIHENKGPANGFYTCLQVPYDDGYDWIWMMDDDGVADKGQLEELLNKTVKNNLYFTNALVCNIDNPEKIAFGAKKTIDTQREELIKGNINPFNGTFIHRRVIEKNGNIMREMYMYGCETEYQLRAIKNGFQVATVTSAIHYHPSPKVSICHLIPYIKYCSIIDYPIDTLFYIRNKAYINYTYLGFKRSLFMITSYSLYYLFRLKIRKVLLFWKYYREGCKGVVGNKKQ; translated from the coding sequence ATGAAAATAGCTTGTGTAGTATTAACTTATAATAGATTATCTCTTTTAAAAAGATGTATTGATAGTATTCGTAATCAAACATATCAAGAGTTTGATATATATGTTATTGACAATGCATCTACAGATGGTACTGCTCATTGGCTTTCTTTGCAAAATGATTTAACGGTGATTTCTATTCATGAAAATAAAGGACCTGCCAATGGATTTTATACTTGCCTACAAGTTCCTTATGATGATGGCTATGATTGGATCTGGATGATGGATGATGATGGAGTTGCTGATAAAGGACAGTTAGAAGAATTATTGAATAAGACAGTAAAAAATAATTTGTATTTTACAAATGCATTAGTTTGTAACATAGATAATCCTGAAAAAATTGCATTTGGGGCAAAAAAAACAATTGACACTCAACGCGAAGAATTAATAAAAGGAAATATCAATCCATTTAATGGGACATTTATTCATAGGAGAGTTATTGAAAAAAATGGTAATATAATGAGGGAAATGTATATGTATGGGTGTGAAACAGAATACCAGTTGCGGGCCATTAAAAATGGGTTTCAAGTGGCAACGGTGACTAGTGCTATACATTATCATCCTTCTCCTAAGGTTTCAATATGTCATTTAATCCCTTATATTAAATATTGTTCTATAATTGATTATCCGATAGATACCTTGTTTTATATAAGGAATAAAGCATATATAAATTATACCTATTTGGGTTTTAAAAGGTCATTATTCATGATTACATCTTATTCTTTGTATTATTTATTTCGACTAAAAATAAGAAAAGTTCTTTTATTTTGGAAATATTATAGAGAAGGATGCAAAGGTGTTGTTGGTAATAAGAAACAATAA
- a CDS encoding CapA family protein has translation MKFAYTGDCVLQDIQNIARTSFVNFGNELSNNNCRLIINLESPFIKGDESPIKNKITLSALPDSICFLDYLMPYLINLANNHINDYGNESVLFTQELLDKHHFHYWGVGYKNELDNNVWVDSVNKIINIAYVTRTSDFTGSRLFADIDLKGGFSPNLNQVEQIRKKYWDFSIIVNIHWGKEDISYPEPDKRELAHKLIDAGVDLIIGHHPHIIQHCEYYKEKMIYYSIGNFYFPTIEYKIDGRVFYKNPLKHQKIGLVPIIEINHGVIDRIITWKVKMEDSGELSWTKNVSLSYLPSNMLFYNFCYKGYEFILLLKRLSTFLKRNFSNPKLVFSKIFEKIG, from the coding sequence ATGAAATTTGCGTATACAGGTGATTGTGTTTTACAAGACATTCAAAACATCGCTAGAACGTCGTTTGTAAATTTTGGAAATGAATTATCGAATAATAATTGTCGATTAATTATAAATCTAGAATCTCCATTTATCAAAGGAGATGAATCTCCTATTAAGAATAAAATAACTCTTTCGGCACTCCCTGATTCTATTTGTTTTCTCGATTATTTGATGCCATATTTGATAAATCTAGCAAATAACCATATAAATGATTATGGAAATGAGTCTGTACTTTTCACACAAGAACTATTAGATAAACACCATTTTCATTATTGGGGAGTAGGATATAAAAATGAATTGGATAATAATGTTTGGGTTGATTCGGTTAATAAGATAATAAATATTGCTTATGTAACTCGCACAAGCGACTTTACAGGTTCACGATTGTTTGCTGATATCGATCTAAAAGGGGGATTTTCACCTAATTTGAACCAAGTAGAACAGATACGTAAAAAATACTGGGATTTTAGTATTATTGTTAATATTCATTGGGGAAAAGAAGATATATCATATCCTGAACCGGATAAAAGAGAATTAGCGCATAAGCTAATTGATGCAGGAGTAGATTTGATTATAGGACATCACCCTCATATAATTCAACATTGTGAATACTATAAAGAAAAAATGATTTATTATTCTATTGGAAATTTTTATTTTCCTACAATTGAATATAAAATTGATGGGAGAGTATTCTACAAAAATCCTTTAAAGCATCAAAAAATAGGACTTGTTCCTATAATTGAAATAAATCATGGTGTTATTGATAGAATAATAACTTGGAAAGTGAAAATGGAAGATTCTGGTGAGTTGAGTTGGACTAAAAATGTAAGTCTTTCCTATTTACCTTCCAACATGCTATTTTATAATTTCTGTTATAAAGGGTATGAATTCATATTACTCTTAAAAAGACTATCTACTTTCTTGAAAAGGAATTTTTCTAATCCCAAATTGGTTTTTTCTAAAATATTTGAGAAAATTGGTTGA
- a CDS encoding ATP-grasp fold amidoligase family protein, with the protein MMNNLKRILKNPRLILIFILSRYCHWIDDKTYLCIMYFIYFGKLLHLNSPRTFNEKLQWLKLYDRHPEYTQMVDKATVKEYVASIIGEKYIIPTLGVWENFDDIDFENIPSSFVLKCTHDSGGVVICENKNLFDVEKARSKLLKSMKKNYYYVGREYPYKDIKPRIIAEKYMVDESHIELKDYKIHLFHGIPNFIQVDFDRFTSHHRNLYTIDWKPLGKAIKYPAVYEREIDKPIVLDEMLELAMKLAFNIPYVRADFYCIGNKVYFGELTFYHGSGFETFSPKSFDEELGALIKLS; encoded by the coding sequence ATGATGAATAATTTGAAACGGATATTAAAGAATCCAAGGCTTATTTTAATTTTTATATTATCCCGATATTGTCATTGGATAGATGATAAAACATACTTATGTATTATGTATTTTATCTATTTTGGCAAATTGTTACATCTTAACTCACCTCGTACTTTTAATGAAAAGTTACAGTGGCTTAAGTTATATGATCGCCATCCTGAATATACGCAAATGGTTGATAAGGCAACTGTAAAAGAATACGTAGCTTCTATTATTGGCGAAAAATATATAATACCTACCTTGGGAGTTTGGGAAAATTTTGATGATATAGATTTCGAGAATATACCTAGTAGTTTTGTCTTGAAATGCACACATGATTCTGGTGGAGTTGTAATTTGTGAAAACAAAAATTTGTTTGACGTTGAGAAGGCTAGAAGTAAATTGTTGAAATCTATGAAAAAAAACTATTATTATGTTGGACGTGAGTATCCTTATAAAGATATTAAGCCTCGTATAATTGCTGAGAAATACATGGTCGATGAATCTCATATAGAATTGAAAGATTATAAGATTCATTTGTTTCATGGGATACCCAATTTTATTCAGGTAGATTTTGATCGTTTTACTAGTCATCATAGAAATTTGTATACAATAGATTGGAAACCACTTGGGAAAGCTATAAAATATCCGGCAGTTTATGAGCGTGAGATCGATAAACCAATTGTTTTAGATGAGATGTTAGAGTTAGCAATGAAACTAGCTTTTAATATTCCTTATGTACGGGCTGATTTTTATTGTATAGGAAATAAAGTTTATTTTGGAGAATTAACTTTTTACCATGGGTCAGGATTTGAAACATTTTCTCCAAAATCTTTTGATGAAGAATTAGGGGCCTTAATTAAGTTATCATAA